One segment of Podospora pseudopauciseta strain CBS 411.78 chromosome 5 map unlocalized CBS411.78m_5.2, whole genome shotgun sequence DNA contains the following:
- the GBP2_1 gene encoding g-strand binding protein (COG:A; EggNog:ENOG503NW7K) — translation MTGQGASAGGSGQGYNNNGAPHRSFEDRAVHRENVMNNIRESSQQDRRVYVGNLSYDVKWHHLKDFMRQAGEVLYADVLLLPNGMSKVGFHK, via the exons ATGACTGGACAGGGCGCATCCGCTGGAGGATCAGGACAAGGATACAACAATAACGGAGCTCCTCATAGATCGTTCGAAGATCGTGCCGTTCACCGCGAAAACGTCATGAATAACATTCGAGAGTCGTCGCAGCAGGACCGCCGCGTCTATGTCGGCAACCTGTCTTACGACGTCAAGTGGCACCACCTCAAGGATTTTATGAGGCAGG CCGGTGAGGTTCTCTATGCCGACGTATTGCTTCTTCCCAATGGAATGTCGAAGGTGGGCTTTCACAAGTGA